The nucleotide window GTCGTCGTTGCCGGGGCAGTCGTGCTGGTGCCGGAGCTGTTCGAATCCCCGACTACGGAGACCGAGTTGCCCGACTCGACGACGGGTGCCGCCGCGTCAACCACTGCCTGGCTGCCGCCGAGGATGCTGTCGCTTCCGCTGGTGGCGGCACCGTCTGATGTGCCGGCATCCGTGGCACCGGCCGCAGGAGCGGAGGTGCTGGTGGCGGAGCTGCTCGAGTCGCCGATGACGGCGATCGAGTTGCCGGTCACGGTGACGGGGATGGCGGCATCGACAACGGCCTGAGTGCCCGACAGGATTCCATCGGAGCCCGAGGTGTCTGGTGCTTCTGCGGCGTTGGCAACGCCGGCGCCGATGACCGACAGGCCTCCGGCGAGGAGGGCGCAGTAGAGGCCCTTTTTGACGTACGAGAACATGGTTTTACTCCTTGATTGAATGATGTTGTGCTCCCTGACGGGAGACTGTGGTCGCGGTCTGCGGGAATTCAGCAGCGCGACCCATCAATCAGGAGTGGACCCGGGGTCGAACGAGGGGTTGATCGGAAGCGCGTCGCCGGCGTCCGGCGACGAGTGGAATCGGCTGGAGGGCACGGGGAGCAGACCGGACGGCGTGGTGGTCGCAGCCAGAGGGCCGTTGCCCGTGCCGGAACTCGTGATTGAGCCACCCGGGGACGCGGGAAGCGCCACAGGGGCGAGCGGGGAACCGAACGGCGCCGCCGGAGCGGTGGGCTCCGGTGTGCCCGTCATTGTGGGCACGGCGGCGAACGCATCACTGCCGGAGTGAGGCGCGGAGAAGGTGGCCCCCACGATGCTGAACGGGTTCGTTAGAGCCGGGGTCGACGCTGCGGCGGAGGAGTCAGGAGCCACGGGAAGCGCAGCCACCTCGCCGGGAACGGGCACTGCCGGGGCGGCGATGCCGGTTGCGGCATCCGGCACGATCGCAGGGTCGAGCACGGGCGTGACGACTGCATCCAGGATGGGCGACGCGACAGGGGCGATCGCACCGTTGACGGCGGGTGGCACGACGGTGTCGATGACCGGGGTGACGACGATGTCGACGACCGGAGTGACGACGATGTCGACGACCGGAGTGACGACGGGGGCGACCACCGTGTCCACGACGGCGCCGGTTGTGGGAGCCACAACTTCATTCACGACCGGCGCAACCACGGTGTCGAGCACCGGGGAAGCGATCTGGTCGACAATCGGTTCGAGAGCGGGCTGGGCGATCGGTTCGACAACGGTAGCGACGACGGGCGTCACCACGGCCTCCACGGCGGGAACAGCAGCCACGACCTCGGTGATCGTCGTGTCGACGGTCGTGACAACCTCGGCGACCTTTACGGCGTCCCGCACCGGCTCCGGTACCGAGACGACGGTGCCCACGGTGTCGACGTGGTCATCCACGGCGTCGACGACCGGGGCCGCCGTGTCCAGAATGCCGCCTATAAGCGAGTCATCGGTGTCGGCGGGACTGGCCGCGGACGGCTGGGTCGAGGCGGATGCCGATGACGCGGTGGAGAGAAAATCCACGACAAGCCAGGCGAGGACAACCATGGCGGCGGCGAGCAGAACGCGCAACGGAAGCATGAAATGCATTTCACGTCGTTGTTCCACGTCATTCACCCCCCGGTGACTTCGTCTGAATGTCAGAACACCACAGGTTTCGCGCAAAGTCCAGCAATTGTGCACAACCCGGGTCCGGCGGCGTTCGGGTGGCGGTGCCAAAACGGCCGGTCCGCCGCCACTCGCGACTGCCCCCGAGGAGAGTTAACTAGAGGAATGACACCCAGCCAGCGGCGCATCCTCGTCGTCGCCATCCTGTCGTCGTTTGTGGCGTTCCTCGATGGCTCGATCATCAACGTCGCGCTGCCGGCCATCTCCCGGGAGCTCGGTGGCGGCCTCGCCCTGCAGCAGTGGGTGGTCGACGGCTACCTGCTCAGTCTGGGCGCGCTCATCCTTGTCGCCGGGTCGCTCTCCGACACCTTCGGCCGGGTGCGGGTGTTGCGGGCCGGGCTGCTCTGGTTCGGCATCACCTCGCTGGCCTGCGGGCTGGCGCCCACCGGTGTCGTGCTGGTCATCGCCCGGTTGCTGCAGGGGGTGGCGGCGGCACTGCTGGTGCCCAGCTCACTCGCCCTGATCACCTCGAGGTTCAGCGGTGTAGCGCAGGGCAAGGCCATCGGGGCGTGGACCGGTTGGACCGGAGTGGCCGGCATCGCCGGACCGCTGCTGGGCGGCATCCTGGTGGACTCGTCGAGCTGGCGGCTGGTGTTCTTCATCAACGTGATCCCGATCGCGGTCACGATGTTCCTGCTGCGCCGGGTGGAGGAGCCGGCACGGCCCGCAGGGCGCGCCCGCGTCGACGTGCGCGGTGCGGTGCTGGCCGTGGTGGGGCTGGGCGGGCCGGTCTTCGCCCTCATCGAGCAGGGCCGGTTCGGCTGGGCCAGCCCGGTCGTCTACCTGCCGATGGCGGTCGGCCTCGTCTCGTTCGCGGCCTTCGTCTGGTGGGAGGCCAGGGCGCCGCAGCCGATGATGCCGCTCGGGCTGTTCCGGGTGCGCAACTTCGCCGTGGGCAACATCGCCACCGTGGGCATCTACGCGGCCCTCAACCTCGGCTTCTTCCTCTTCGCCCTCTACCTGCAAGAGGTCGGCGGCTTCTCGGCGACCCTCGCCGGATTCGCCGGCATCCCGGCGACTGTGATGATGATCCTGTTCGCCACGACCTTCGGCACCCTGGCCGGCCGGTACGGGCCGCGCCTGTTCATGACCGTGGGCCCGTTCGTCGCCGGCACGGGATTCCTCATCCTGCTCACCGCGGTGCCGCCGGTCGACTTCTGGCTGCACGTGCTGCCGGGGATCGTGCTGGTGGGTCTCGGCCTGTCGATCACGGTGGCGCCGCTCACCTCGGCGGTGCTCGGATCGATCCACCCCGGCCAGGCCGGCATCGGATCGGCCGTCAACAACGCCGTCGCGCGCGTCGCCGGCCTCATCGCCATCGCCATGACCGGCACCATTGTCGGGTCCACCCTCGATGTCGCCGGCTTCCAGCGCGCGATGGTGGTCGTCGCCGCGTTGATGTTCGCCGGCGGCATCGTGTCGTGGCTGGGCATCCGCACGCCCGCACCGACGTCGGATGCGCCGGCCGCGGCCATCGGGGAGCCAGCGTGACCATGCCGCACCCGTTGTTGTTCGACGAGCCGGATGCAGCGCTGGACCGCCTGCGCGCCGTCTGCCTGGCCCTGCCGGAGGCGGTCGAAGTGCTCGCCTGGGGCCGACCCACCTTTCGGGCCGGCAAGAAGATCTTCGTCACCGCAGGCGCGAGCATGGACCGGCCGCACAGCCTGGTTTTCAAGCCCGATCCCGACGAACGGCGGGCGCTCGTGCAGGACGACCGCTTCTTCATCCCGCCGTATTTCGGGCCGGCCGGCTGGCTCGCCCTCGATTTCGACTCGCCGCACACCGACTGGGTGGAGCTGGCCGAATTGGTCGAGACGTCGTACCGCCAGGTGGCACTCAAGCGTCAACTGGTGCAATTGGAGCGCTGGAGGGCAGAATCGGCGTCCGACGGCTCCGAATAGCTGCTATAGTTTTCAAGTTGTCTTCGAGCGTTTACGCTGCAGAAGTCACCACTGCGCCCGTAGCTCAACGGATAGAGCATCTGACTACGGATCAGAAGGTTGGGGGTTCGAATCCCTTCGGGCGCACAGGTTGAAAGCGGTTCACTTCGGTGGGCCGCTTTTTTCATTTCTCCGATCCGGGTACTCTCCCCAATGCGTTGCCGCTGACCACCGCGCGGCGGCCGGTGACGCGCTCAAAGCACCATGCGAGATCCCAGACCGAGGAGGAGCAGCAGATGAGCATCACCGAACCATCCGCCACCAAACCGACGGTAGTACTCGTGCACGGCGCGTTCGCCGAATCCTCGAGTTGGAGCGGGGTGATCACCGGTCTGCTCAACGAGGGATACCCCGCGGTCGCGGTCGCCAACCCGTTGCGTGGCGTGACATTCGACTCGGACTATCTGCGGGACACGCTGGCCGACATCACCGGCGACATCGTGCTTGTCGGGCACTCCTACGGCGGCACCGTGATCAGCGGCGGCGGGGCTGGTAATCCCAACGTGAAGGCTCTCGTCTTCGTCGGTGCCTTCGCTCCGGAGGCCGGCGAGACGCCGGGCGAGCTTGCGGCCAAGCTGCCCGGTTCCAGCCTGGGCGACACTCTCACGCAGGTGAAACTCGCCGACGGCGGCGTCGACCTCTACATTCGGCAAGACCAGTACCATGCCCAGTTCGCCGCCGACTCGCCGGCCGCGGTCGCCGACGTCATGGGGGTCACCCAGCGCCCCATCCGGGAATCCGCTTTCGGTGAGGCCTCCGGCGAACCCGCCTGGAAGACCGTGCCGTCGTGGTTCCTGTTCGGGGCGCTCGACAAGAACATCCCGGCGGCCACGCACCGATTCATGGCCGAACGCGCCGGCTCACGCAAGACGGTCGAGCTGGCCGGCGGCTCTCACACCGTCGGTATCCCGGAGGCGGCCAAGGTCATCCAGCACGCCGCGTCGTCCATCCCGGGCCGGGACATCGTGCAGGTACTCACCGAGATCCCCGTCGACGTGTCTTCCGGCTGGCACCACCACCCGGGTGAGGAAGTGGGCTACATCGTCGCCGGCCGGGTGCGGATGGAACGTGAAGACGGGGAAACTCAGACCCTCAACGCGGGCGACGGGTTCCTCATCCCGCCCGGAGTGCCCCACAACGCCACCGACCTGGGCCCGGCCACCGGGCAGATGCTGTCCACCTACATCGTGGAATCGGGTCGGCCCGTGGCCACCCTGGGCAGGTGACCCTGCCCAAGAGCGATGGGGGATGAGCTTCGCCTAGGCTGTCGCGGCGTTCTGCTGCTGGTGCGCGAGCTCGGCGAGCACGCCGGCCAGGCGCCGGCCGAAGTGCGGGGGCACATTCGCGGGCAGCGCGTCGACGGGCCACCAGGCCACATCCTCGCTTTCGGCGCTTGCCACCGGCGCAGCCTCGGGTCTGGCGATCGCGGCGAAGCCCACATCCCAGTGCGCACTGCAGCGAAACCCTCCGCCCAGTTCGTGCCGGTCAAGGTCGAGGATTCCGTCGTCCGTCGGCACGAGGTCGTCGATGCCGCACTCCTCGCGAGCCTCCCGATAGGCGGCGTCGGCCACGGAGCGGTCGGTCGGCTCGACGTGGCCGCCCAGCTGCACCCAGAACTGGCCCTTCTTGTGGAAGCAGAGCAGCACCTGGGCCAGATCGGGGGTGAAGACGAAACAGCTGCCGGTCACGTGCTCCGGGCCGCCGTCCCGCTCCAGCGCGGAGGCCGGCGAGCCGGTGACGAACCATAGGTAGTCCTCCCGCAGCGTGGCCTGCTCGGCGCGCAGCGGCATCCACCCTCGAAGCCGCGCGATCAGGTCGTCTGCGGGGGTGGGAGATGCGGCGGGGAGCGGCGCGGGAGGCCCGTCTGTTGAGGTGAGCGGCGCGGCTGGGCGGGGTAAGGAGGCCATATCTGAGGGTAGCCGCCGCCAACTGTGCCCCGTGCGGACAACTGTTACCGGCACACCGGGTGCCAATGTCCGAAGGGGCAACTATTGCGTCGGCGCCGATCGGGATATCGTGCGCGTCAGTCACGACGGCCGCCGCAGCCACGCTCGCGCCGCTGCCGAGACCAGCCGCAACACTCCAGCTCCATCGAAGCGAAGTGAGGCTCCTCGTGATTCCAGACACCGCTCCAGCCCGCACCGGCTGGCATCGGCGGGCCGCAGCCGCGGTCGCGCTGCTGCTCTCGGCCGGCCTCGTCGGCTTTGCGGCCGCACCTCCGGCGCTGGCCGCCACGACAGGCACGGCAGACGTGACAATCACGGGTGGCGGTGCCGACTTCTACTTTGCCAACGTCCCGGCTATGTTCATCGGTCAGGTGAGCCCCGTCGAGCGCTCCCTGGGCTGGCCGACCGGCACCGTGAGAGTCATCTCCAATGAACCAGGCAATCCCACGGATGAGACAGAGCTCTTCTTCCAGGGCGAGGGGGGCCTTTTTTCGAGCTGGGCGTATCCCACAGAGGTTGGCGTTCGGCAGGTCACCGTCGAGTATTCGGGCGATGCCACTTTTGCGCCCAAGACTCAGGTTCTCGACTACCGTGTGCCGCCGGGCCCGCTGACAAAGACCACACTCACTGCCAGCTCGACGGGACCGGTGGCTGTCGGCCAGACGGTCACTTTCACGTCGAACACAACAGACGACGAGGGCAGGACGCTGGAGGCAGGTGGCGCCACGGGCCGGGTCTCCTTCTTCGATAATGGCGTGCTCTTCGGTGACCAGATCGAGGTGACATCCGGGACGGTACCGGGCAAGACGCTCTACGCCACGAAGTCCAGAACGTTCACTTCGGCTGGCGTGCACACAATCACGGCTCTCTTCGAACCGGGGTATACGTTCTATTACGAGTCGACATCGGCACCGGTGGTGATCACGGTGACCGGAACGCCGACGCCGAAGCCGACGGCCACTGCGACGCCCAAGCCCACCGCGACACCGAAGCCGACCGCCACTCCCGCTCCGCCGGCCACGCCGGCGGCAGTCGGCGGCTCGTTCACCGTCACGCCTCGCGGCACCGTCAAGGCGGGCGCCACCGTGCGCGCCACGGCCGAGATCCACGCCCGGGCGACCGGTTCGGCCGTGACCGGCTCGGTGCAGTTCTACGACGGAAAATTCAAGGTCGGCAAACCGGTGGCGCTCGTCAAGGGCCAGGCATCCGTGAAATACACGAACCTGACGGCTGGGCAGCACGTGCTCAAAGCCAAGTACCTGGGCACCGGCGCCTTCGTCGCCGCTTTCACCCGCAACGTGACCGTCACGGTGCGCAAGTGACCCGCTGACTGTGCCCCGTGCGGACAACTGTTACCGGTGTGCCGGGTGCAATTGTCCGCACGGGGCACTTTTGCGACCGGCGCGCGGTCACTGGGCGTGCTGGATGATGAAGTCGGTGCCGGGGAACACCAGCGACTCGTGCCCGTCGTCGAAGGAGACCAGGTAGGGCGGCTCTCCGTCCGGGCCGCGAACCTCGCGAACGGTTCCGTGCCGGTCCGGTGTCGAGTCGGTCTTGCCTCGAATGATGATGCGGTCGTTCTCTGCTGCGCGCATGGCGCTCACCTCCTGACGGGCAGGCTACGCTCGCACTCACCCAATGCACAGGGCCTCCACGCCGGGCAGAGCCGGTCCCGACGGCAAAATGAGATAACCTTAGTTCCGTTGTGCGAACGAGGCCTACTGTCAGCGCGGGTTCACACCCCTGGCCCGAATGCGGCGGTCCGGGCCTCGTTCGCCACAAGGATTCTCGGCCAGGCAACGTTCGGGTCGCCAGACCGGGAAGGCAATCCTGCAAGGGAGTGCCACGGCGGGGTGAGGGGTAGGGCCCTTACCTCGCCGCTAATCCGCCGCTAACCTCGTCCGGGCTCCTGGTCAGAGCCCAGGCGCAGCCGGTCGCAGAGCGCCGTGAGCTGCACCAACTCGTCGGTGCTCAGGCTGTCGCCGATGCGCGCCGTGATCGTCGACATGTGGTCCACCGCCACGCGCCGGAACAAAGCGAACCCGGCATCCGTCAGTTCGACGATGGCGCCACGGCCATCGTCGGGGTCGGCGTGCTTGTGCACGTACCCGCGAGAAGCCAGCCGGTCGACCAGACGACTGACGCTCGGCTGGGTGAGCAGCACATGCTTGTTGAGTTCGCGAAGGCGGATGCTGCGCTGCGGCTGACGGGACAGGTTGAGCATCACGTCGTACTCGTTGAAGGAGATATCCCGCGAAGGGAAGTCTTCGGCCAGGCTGCGCATGATGGCGACCTGGGCACGAAACAGCGACTCCCACGCGTCGACGGCCACCGCTCGATCCACCATGGCGCCTCCTCGTCCTGCCCAGGGGGCATCCTGTGTTCAACACTATTGGACGTGCGTAGTGCCTCGCCGCAGCCTAGCCCGATCGATCAGCCAATGCGCCGCGGGGGATGTCGTGACCGCGGGCGTAGTGCGGCCTATAGTGCGCGTATGGATGCTTCGTCGAGTCGGCGCCGCAGAGCCGCCGTGATCATCAATCCGAGCAAGTTCGGCGACCTGGCGGGAACCCGAAGCCTGGTGGACGCCTTCGCCGACAGGTGTGGCTGGGCCGAGCCGGCGTGGTTCGAAACGAGCAGGGACGATTCGGGCGTTGCGGCCGCCGTCGCGGCGGTCGCGGATGATCCGGATCTGGTGTGCGTGATGGGCGGGGACGGCACGGTGCGGGCCGTTGCCAGCGTCTTGCGCGGCACCGGACTGCCGTACGGCCTGCTGCCCGGCGGCACGGGCAACCTCCTTGCCCGCAACCTGGGAATCCCGGTGAATTCGCTGCCTGACGCCCTCGAGATCGCCTTCCTGGGCCAGGACCGGGCCATCGACGTAGGTCTCGCGACCTTCGACGACGGTGAAGAGCGCGCATTTCTCGTGATGGGAGGGGTGGGGGTGGACGCCGACATCATGGAGCAGACCGACGGCGCCCTGAAGAAGAAGGTGGGCTGGGGCGCCTACGTCGTGGCGGGCGGAGCGACCATGTTCCGCGGCGGCTTCGGCGCGACCCTGTCGGTCGACGGCGAGGAGCACGCGAGCAGCGACAGCCTCATGGTGCTCGCCTGCAACTGCAGCTCCGTCGTGGCGAACATCGAGCTGGCCACCGGAGCCCAGGTGGACGACGGCAACCTGGAGCTGGTGATGCTGCGCCCGAATGCCGTGGCCGGCTGGGTGGGGGTGGCCATCGATGTCGCCACTGGGATGCGCAACGGGATGGCCTCGCTGGGCCAATGGTCCGGGCGACAGTTCCACTTCGAACTGGACCGGCCTGTGCTCGCCGAGATCGACGGCGACCCTGTGGGGGAGACCCGCTCCGGCCGTTTCGGCGTGGACCCGGGCGCCCTGCTGGTGCGCCTGCCCGTGCCCGCCAGGCTCGGGTGATGCTCGGCGTTCAGTCGGGATGGTGGGGTTAACCCGCCCCGGGTCCGGGAGCCAGCTCGCTAGTGCGGGGTGGAACGCGTCCGTAGCGTCGGAGACAACGAAGTCCAGCCCCATCGTCATCCCGTGGGGCGGCCTTCCCGACAGATTGGAACCCGTGTGGAGGCGCTCAACGAGCTCATCGTTTCCTGGGCGGCATCCCCGTTCGTTCTCGTCGTCATCTTCCTGCTGGTCGCGCTCGACGGGTTCTTTCCACCCGTTCCCAGCGAACCCACCGTGGTGGCCGTCGCGGCGGTAGCGATCGCCACCGGGAGTCCGAATCCCTGGGCGGTGTTGCTCGTGGCGGCGATCGGCTCGTTCGTCGGCGACAACCTCGCCTTCTCCCTCGGCCGCCGGGTCGACCTCGAGAGCTTCCGCTGGACGAGCAGCCCGCGGGCGGCACGGCTGCTCGACCGCGCTCGCGGCGCACTCGAGCGTCGCGCGGCATCCGTCATCCTCACGGCTCGTTTTGTGCCGGTGGGCCGCGTCGCGGTGAACGTCATGGCGGGCTCGAGCGGGTTCCCCCGACGCCGTTTCGTGCCGCTCAGCGCGGTGTCGGGTGTGGCGTGGGCCGGCTACTCGGTTCTCGTGGGCGTCTTCGCGGGAGCCTGGCTTCGCGACCAACCTGTGCTGGGCGCGGGGATGGCGGTTGTCATCGCCCTCGGCGGCGGGGTGCTCATCGACCTCGTGCTCAGACGAGTGCGCCGTCCCTACGCGGGCAGCACCGCCGCGATCGCGCTCACCTCGATGAGCGCGCCGGGCACGCCGAGCCCGGCCACCCGTGCCGCGGTCACGAGCGGCGGAGCGCCCGCCCCGGCGAGTCGTGGGGCGATGGCGCCATAGGCGGCGCCGAGGTCGGCGTCGGCGACGATCAGCACGGTCCACTGCACGACGTCGGCCAGGGATGCACCTGCCGCTTCGAGCGCCACGCTCGCGTTGTCGAGGGCGCGGCTCGACTGCGCGGCGACGTCGGTCGAGACGAGGGCGCCGTTCTCGTCGACCCCGTTCTGCCCGCCCAGGTAGATGGTCGTGGCGCCGGCCGGCACGATGGCGACATGGCTGAACGCCGGGCTTCGCACGAGACCGGCGGGTTGCAGGCGGATGATTTCCATGATTTCTCCTTCGCGTGCACTCGGCTGGTGGGCGGGACGACCGCCTGTTGGAGTGAAACTACGCCGCCGAAAGGGGTGTCCACCAGGGCCTTAGCTCACCCAAAGCGAACACAAGGTGAACTCGCAGGAAAATAACGATTAGATAACTGGCGCTCCGTTACCGCTTCGTTATATATTCGTAGTGCGTCAACCGTTTGCTGTGGCGGAAGACGCGAATGTGATTGCAGGACACTCTTGGTGCAAGGGAAGAGGGTCGGTCGTTTGCCTCTACGACCGGCCCTCAATCACGTTAACGGCCGGTAGGCGCGCCCGGGTTCTGCGAACGCCGCCATCCCGTCAATCGAGCTTGTCCAGACCCCGCGAGCAGGCCTGCGAACGCGACGACGGGGTGCGACACGCACACGCGTCACCGGGTCTCGACAGGCCCGACCTACGATCGGGCGCGACCCGAGGCCACCGAGGGCTAGAAGCGGTCGGGGCTGGGCGTGCTGGCCTGGCGGATCGACACGTCGGCGTGACGGTCGAAACGGTAGCCGACGCCGCGCACGGTGCGCACGATGTCTTCGTAGCGGCCCAGCTTGGAGCGCAGGCGGCGCACGTGCACGTCGATGGTGCGCTCGTTCGGCGCATCCTCTTCGCTGTCGGCGTCCCACAGCTTGGAGATGAGCTCGGCGCGCTCGATGGTGCGGCCTTCGCGCAGCACCAGGTACTGCAGCAGCTCGAACTCCTTGTAGGTGAGCGCCGCGGTCTCGTTGTCGAGGATCACGCGCTTGCGGGAGATGTCGACGACCACGCCGCCGGGGGCGCGGTCGGCGTCTTCTGCCGAGTTGCGGTGCTTGGCGAGGGCGGCCGGGTCCTGTAGGGCGAGGCGCACGACGTCCACGTCACGGCCGCCGACGCCCTCGGGTGCCAGGGCAACGGCGGCGTGGGTCTCGGCCGACGGGGCGATCGCTTGGGTGAGCTTCTTCAGCTCCTCGACGATGCGGTGCAGGCTCGTGCCGGCGGCAGCGGCCTTGGCCTCGTCGATGCCCACGTAGAGCACGAAGCCGCGGGCCTGGGTGCCGTCCGGCACGGCGCGGATGCGCGGTGCGGCCGGTGCGGGCGCCGGGGCGAGGGTGAGCTCGGGGCGGTAGGACTGGACGGAGCGGGCTGAGTCGATGTGTGCGAGTGACATTGGAGGAATCCTTGGATGTGATGATGCGCGTGACCCGGCGCCGAGGCGCTCCTGGGTTCAAGAAAGGGCGGCCGCAGCGGCCGGTGATGCGGGCGGACTCGAAGAGTGCCCTGGAGTCGGGCCTTCAGCGGCTACAGGAGAGCGGGTGAAGGACTATCGACTCGGCGTGAGTGTCAGTTGATTAGCGACACATTCGGCAACACGCCATCACGCTGCCGGGCATCATCATGCCGGCAGTCCCCAAAGCCTCGAAGGAGGTCGGGATGCGTGTGGAGGAAGTCATGTCTGTGAGTAAAGCCGACTATGACG belongs to Cryobacterium sp. SO2 and includes:
- a CDS encoding MFS transporter encodes the protein MTPSQRRILVVAILSSFVAFLDGSIINVALPAISRELGGGLALQQWVVDGYLLSLGALILVAGSLSDTFGRVRVLRAGLLWFGITSLACGLAPTGVVLVIARLLQGVAAALLVPSSLALITSRFSGVAQGKAIGAWTGWTGVAGIAGPLLGGILVDSSSWRLVFFINVIPIAVTMFLLRRVEEPARPAGRARVDVRGAVLAVVGLGGPVFALIEQGRFGWASPVVYLPMAVGLVSFAAFVWWEARAPQPMMPLGLFRVRNFAVGNIATVGIYAALNLGFFLFALYLQEVGGFSATLAGFAGIPATVMMILFATTFGTLAGRYGPRLFMTVGPFVAGTGFLILLTAVPPVDFWLHVLPGIVLVGLGLSITVAPLTSAVLGSIHPGQAGIGSAVNNAVARVAGLIAIAMTGTIVGSTLDVAGFQRAMVVVAALMFAGGIVSWLGIRTPAPTSDAPAAAIGEPA
- a CDS encoding MmcQ/YjbR family DNA-binding protein, producing MPHPLLFDEPDAALDRLRAVCLALPEAVEVLAWGRPTFRAGKKIFVTAGASMDRPHSLVFKPDPDERRALVQDDRFFIPPYFGPAGWLALDFDSPHTDWVELAELVETSYRQVALKRQLVQLERWRAESASDGSE
- a CDS encoding alpha/beta fold hydrolase produces the protein MSITEPSATKPTVVLVHGAFAESSSWSGVITGLLNEGYPAVAVANPLRGVTFDSDYLRDTLADITGDIVLVGHSYGGTVISGGGAGNPNVKALVFVGAFAPEAGETPGELAAKLPGSSLGDTLTQVKLADGGVDLYIRQDQYHAQFAADSPAAVADVMGVTQRPIRESAFGEASGEPAWKTVPSWFLFGALDKNIPAATHRFMAERAGSRKTVELAGGSHTVGIPEAAKVIQHAASSIPGRDIVQVLTEIPVDVSSGWHHHPGEEVGYIVAGRVRMEREDGETQTLNAGDGFLIPPGVPHNATDLGPATGQMLSTYIVESGRPVATLGR
- a CDS encoding NUDIX domain-containing protein; translated protein: MASLPRPAAPLTSTDGPPAPLPAASPTPADDLIARLRGWMPLRAEQATLREDYLWFVTGSPASALERDGGPEHVTGSCFVFTPDLAQVLLCFHKKGQFWVQLGGHVEPTDRSVADAAYREAREECGIDDLVPTDDGILDLDRHELGGGFRCSAHWDVGFAAIARPEAAPVASAESEDVAWWPVDALPANVPPHFGRRLAGVLAELAHQQQNAATA
- a CDS encoding Ig-like domain-containing protein, whose amino-acid sequence is MSEGATIASAPIGISCASVTTAAAATLAPLPRPAATLQLHRSEVRLLVIPDTAPARTGWHRRAAAAVALLLSAGLVGFAAAPPALAATTGTADVTITGGGADFYFANVPAMFIGQVSPVERSLGWPTGTVRVISNEPGNPTDETELFFQGEGGLFSSWAYPTEVGVRQVTVEYSGDATFAPKTQVLDYRVPPGPLTKTTLTASSTGPVAVGQTVTFTSNTTDDEGRTLEAGGATGRVSFFDNGVLFGDQIEVTSGTVPGKTLYATKSRTFTSAGVHTITALFEPGYTFYYESTSAPVVITVTGTPTPKPTATATPKPTATPKPTATPAPPATPAAVGGSFTVTPRGTVKAGATVRATAEIHARATGSAVTGSVQFYDGKFKVGKPVALVKGQASVKYTNLTAGQHVLKAKYLGTGAFVAAFTRNVTVTVRK
- a CDS encoding DUF1918 domain-containing protein translates to MRAAENDRIIIRGKTDSTPDRHGTVREVRGPDGEPPYLVSFDDGHESLVFPGTDFIIQHAQ
- a CDS encoding MarR family transcriptional regulator — its product is MVDRAVAVDAWESLFRAQVAIMRSLAEDFPSRDISFNEYDVMLNLSRQPQRSIRLRELNKHVLLTQPSVSRLVDRLASRGYVHKHADPDDGRGAIVELTDAGFALFRRVAVDHMSTITARIGDSLSTDELVQLTALCDRLRLGSDQEPGRG
- a CDS encoding diacylglycerol kinase family protein: MDASSSRRRRAAVIINPSKFGDLAGTRSLVDAFADRCGWAEPAWFETSRDDSGVAAAVAAVADDPDLVCVMGGDGTVRAVASVLRGTGLPYGLLPGGTGNLLARNLGIPVNSLPDALEIAFLGQDRAIDVGLATFDDGEERAFLVMGGVGVDADIMEQTDGALKKKVGWGAYVVAGGATMFRGGFGATLSVDGEEHASSDSLMVLACNCSSVVANIELATGAQVDDGNLELVMLRPNAVAGWVGVAIDVATGMRNGMASLGQWSGRQFHFELDRPVLAEIDGDPVGETRSGRFGVDPGALLVRLPVPARLG
- a CDS encoding RidA family protein, which produces MMEIIRLQPAGLVRSPAFSHVAIVPAGATTIYLGGQNGVDENGALVSTDVAAQSSRALDNASVALEAAGASLADVVQWTVLIVADADLGAAYGAIAPRLAGAGAPPLVTAARVAGLGVPGALIEVSAIAAVLPA
- a CDS encoding winged helix-turn-helix domain-containing protein — encoded protein: MSLAHIDSARSVQSYRPELTLAPAPAPAAPRIRAVPDGTQARGFVLYVGIDEAKAAAAGTSLHRIVEELKKLTQAIAPSAETHAAVALAPEGVGGRDVDVVRLALQDPAALAKHRNSAEDADRAPGGVVVDISRKRVILDNETAALTYKEFELLQYLVLREGRTIERAELISKLWDADSEEDAPNERTIDVHVRRLRSKLGRYEDIVRTVRGVGYRFDRHADVSIRQASTPSPDRF